Within the Deltaproteobacteria bacterium genome, the region GCTCCGGTCTCGGTAGCGGAGCTGACACGAGTATGAAGACACATTGGTAATCGAGGGGAGAACCATGGCTCATGTAACCCTGAAATTCAAGGACCTGGTGCTGAAAGAATTTCCCCTGGAGGGTGGGAGCAAGACTATTGGTCGCGAACCGAGCAATGACATAGTCTTGGAAAACCTGCTCGTTTCAGCCCACCATGCTCGCATCGACCAGGCAGGAAGCGACATAATAATAACGGACCTGCAGAGCAAGAATGGCACTTATGTCAACGGGGAGCGGATTACCAGTGTGAAGTTGAAGGACGGCGACCGCATACTGATCGGCAAACACACCCTGGTGTTCAACCTGGAACCCACCGATGACGGCCAGGGGGATAACCTGGTGGAAGCGACCATGTTCATGGAGGTGCCCCCGGACCAGGCAAAAGCGCAGCCTCAGCAGAAGCAGGAGCCGGCAGAGGAAGAGGAGCACACAGAAGTGACCTATGTGGGGGCTCCTGGTGAAAAGTTGGGACTTCTGAGTTAT harbors:
- a CDS encoding FHA domain-containing protein, which translates into the protein MAHVTLKFKDLVLKEFPLEGGSKTIGREPSNDIVLENLLVSAHHARIDQAGSDIIITDLQSKNGTYVNGERITSVKLKDGDRILIGKHTLVFNLEPTDDGQGDNLVEATMFMEVPPDQAKAQPQQKQEPAEEEEHTEVTYVGAPGEKLGLLSYLAGGADEIALKKKLVKLGKGREADIQVGGLFTPRVAATISKRPSGYHLTPMGGRAKVRVNGAQLEGSYRLKEFDVIEVGSARLQFYYEGD